One Salvia splendens isolate huo1 chromosome 22, SspV2, whole genome shotgun sequence DNA segment encodes these proteins:
- the LOC121785780 gene encoding protein SENSITIVE TO PROTON RHIZOTOXICITY 1-like: MSSLGEIHHTPAAADSRVPLMNLSAVQSRMDNLHQFLSESVTTNTPIGRPQMEMVSSEITSAIHQIIVNGAALLSCAAAPSVSSNQLAEEKAGKLANQVELEQNPDDDYEIIEIDAVELLAEHVHLCEICGKGFKRDANLRMHMRAHGNQFKTPEALAKPGGGGGDDPTRRKARFSCPYAGCNRNRRHGKFRALKSVVCVRNHFKRSHCPKMYACDRCNRKSFSVVADLRSHMKHCGETKWRCSCGTSFSRKDKLFGHMALFEGHMPAVVEEEEGKVRMKAESDDVLLELDEFGCIEDYCFDDVMNSPNLGYFNF; the protein is encoded by the coding sequence ATGTCCTCTCTCGGCGAGATTCATCACACGCCGGCTGCCGCCGACTCCCGAGTCCCGCTGATGAATCTCTCCGCCGTCCAATCGCGGATGGACAACCTCCACCAATTCCTCTCCGAATCAGTCACCACCAACACTCCGATCGGCCGGCCTCAGATGGAAATGGTGAGCTCGGAGATCACCTCCGCGATCCACCAGATCATCGTCAACGGCGCCGCTCTCCTGTCCTGCGCCGCCGCGCCGTCTGTCAGCTCAAATCAATTAGCAGAGGAGAAGGCTGGGAAGCTAGCTAATCAGGTGGAATTGGAACAGAATCCCGATGACGATTACGAGATTATCGAGATCGACGCGGTGGAGCTGCTGGCGGAGCACGTCCATCTATGCGAGATCTGCGGGAAGGGGTTCAAGCGCGACGCGAATCTGCGGATGCACATGAGAGCGCACGGCAACCAATTCAAAACACCGGAGGCTCTGGCGAAGcctggcggcggcggaggagacgATCCAACGCGGCGGAAGGCGAGGTTCTCGTGCCCGTACGCCGGGTGCAACCGGAATCGGCGGCACGGGAAGTTCAGGGCGCTGAAGAGCGTGGTGTGCGTGAGGAATCACTTCAAGAGGAGCCATTGCCCGAAGATGTACGCGTGCGATCGGTGCAATCGGAAGAGCTTCTCGGTGGTGGCGGATCTGAGGAGCCACATGAAGCATTGCGGGGAGACGAAGTGGAGGTGCTCGTGCGGGACGAGCTTCTCGAGGAAGGATAAGCTGTTCGGCCACATGGCGCTGTTCGAGGGCCACATGCcggcggtggtggaggaggaggagggaaaGGTGAGGATGAAGGCGGAGAGTGATGATGTGTTGCTGGAATTGGATGAGTTTGGATGTATTGAGGATTATTGCTTTGATGATGTGATGAATTCGCCTAATCTTGGCTACTTCAACTTCTGA
- the LOC121786425 gene encoding transcription factor MYB92-like — translation MGRSPLSEDSGVKKGPWTPEEDEKLTKYIQKHGHGSWRALPRLAGLNRCGKSCRLRWTNYLRPDIKRGKFSQEEEQTILNLHSILGNKWSAIATHLPGRTDNEIKNFWNTHLKKRLIQMGFDPMTHRPRTDIFATLPHLLALANLIENPSPASWEDHTIRMQSEALQMARLNQCLQHLLRPSIQIPNFHVDAAILAHLEAPPPPPPPAAFSAAQFLQDSVQFAHLPELQAAPCGSGDFAGVMGQLENSPPSSSPWMQQSLSASPVAAQVAESSGIDNTVDVCGASSYGGGAAQMWSELLDDPIFLDIP, via the exons ATGGGAAGATCTCCATTGTCTGAAGATAGTGGTGTGAAGAAAGGGCCATGGACTCCTGAGGAAGATGAGAAGCTCACCAAATACATTCAGAAACATGGCCATGGCAGCTGGAGAGCCCTCCCAAGACTTGCTG GATTAAACAGATGTGGGAAAAGCTGCAGGCTTCGTTGGACAAATTATCTGAGACCAGATATTAAGAGAGGAAAGTTCTCCCAAGAGGAAGAACAAACCATCCTCAACCTTCACTCCATTCTTGGCAACAA GTGGTCCGCCATAGCTACACACCTACCTGGGAGAACAGACAACGAGATAAAGAACTTCTGGAACACCCATTTGAAGAAGAGGCTGATCCAGATGGGGTTCGACCCGATGACCCACCGCCCGCGCACCGACATCTTCGCGACCCTCCCGCACCTCCTCGCCCTCGCGAACCTCATCGAAAACCCCTCTCCCGCCTCGTGGGAGGATCACACCATCCGTATGCAATCCGAAGCCCTGCAAATGGCTCGCCTCAACCAATGTCTCCAACACCTCCTCCGCCCCTCCATCCAAATCCCTAATTTCCACGTCGACGCCGCCATCCTCGCCCACCTCGAggctcctccgccgccgccgccgccggcggCCTTCTCCGCCGCGCAGTTCCTGCAGGACTCGGTGCAGTTCGCGCACCTGCCGGAGTTGCAGGCGGCACCATGCGGCAGCGGTGATTTCGCCGGAGTGATGGGGCAATTGGAGAATTCGCCGCCGTCTTCGTCGCCGTGGATGCAGCAGAGCCTCTCGGCGTCTCCGGTGGCGGCGCAGGTGGCGGAGAGTTCCGGTATTGATAACACTGTGGATGTGTGCGGCGCGTCGAGCTACGGCGGCGGCGCCGCTCAAATGTGGTCGGAGCTCCTTGATGATCCTATTTTCCTTGACATTCCTTGa